The genome window TATTCCCGCTCCACCCGGGCGAGAATGCTGTCCCTGAAGGCGGGGTCTATAAGGGCCATGCAGCAGCCCTTGAAGCCGGCGCCGGAAAACCGTCCGCCGTAGATGCCCTCGGTGCCGGTCATGATCTCATAGAGCCGGATGAGCTCGGGGGAGCCGGTCTCCCAGTTGTATATGGAGCTGCGGCCGCTCTCAAAGGAGAGGCGCCCGAAGGCCTCGATGTCGCCTCTGCGCCAGGCCTCCGCGCCCGCTTCCACCCGGGCAAACTCGCCGAACCAGTGCTCGGCACGCTTGCGCCAGTTGTCCGGCAGCCTGTCCTTGTATTCCCGGAATATCTCCGGCGGCACGTCTCTCAGGTTGGTCTCGCCAAACTTGCCGTAGTCCATGCCGGCAAAGGCCAGCAGGGCGTAGGCGGCGCTGCGGGCTTCATCTACCCGCATGTTGAACTTGCTGCCCGCCAGAGACCGCTCCAGCCCCGAGAAGAAGATGGCTATCTCAAAGGGCTTCATGTCGGGGGACCTGGGGATGGTCTCCAGAGAGCCGTCCTTCATGTCCATGTAGAGCAGCATGTCCTTGCGGCAGTACACCTCACAGCTCTGGTCCAGCTTGCCTACCGATACACCCACGTACAGGGTCTCGGCCTCCAGAGCCACCTGGATCAGCTCGTCCTCGGGCAGGGTGACACCGTTGACCCGGCAGAGAGCTGTGAGAAAGGTGAGTATCACG of Abditibacteriota bacterium contains these proteins:
- a CDS encoding GHMP kinase, which codes for MDALHTFQGLYHRDPQYVAFTPYRICPLGAHSDHNLGKITGFAIDKGIRMYYDPKHNGVIEVQSLQFDKRAQWHIAETPPQKQNDWADYLRGAAIALARRHPLNVGLAGVIEGQLPIGGLSSSAAVILTFLTALCRVNGVTLPEDELIQVALEAETLYVGVSVGKLDQSCEVYCRKDMLLYMDMKDGSLETIPRSPDMKPFEIAIFFSGLERSLAGSKFNMRVDEARSAAYALLAFAGMDYGKFGETNLRDVPPEIFREYKDRLPDNWRKRAEHWFGEFARVEAGAEAWRRGDIEAFGRLSFESGRSSIYNWETGSPELIRLYEIMTGTEGIYGGRFSGAGFKGCCMALIDPAFRDSILARVEREYLASFPALQGKYSACICSTADGIGAGEAL